The genomic window GCGTCGCTGTAGGTGGCGATGCCGCGCAGCAGCGCGCGCAGCTGCCCCATGGCCGCCGCGGCCTCGGTGTCGTGGCCGACGACGTCGCCGATGACGAGCATCGTCGCCCCGCCCGGCTGGAGGAACGCGTCGTACCAGTCGCCGCCGACCCGGGCGGCCTCGGCGGCCGGCAGGTAGCGGACGGCGATCTCGGCGTGGTCGGGCTCCGGCGGCTCGGTGAGCAGGCTGCGCTGCAGCCCCTCGGCGAGCGCGCGCTGCTGCCCGTAGAGGCGGGCGTTGTCCAGCGCCAGGCCGGCGCGGTCGGCGACGTCCTGGGCGGTGGCGAGGTCCTCGTCGCGCGGCGTCCAGCCGCGGCGGAAGTACAGCGTCATCACGCCGAGGGTGCGGTCGCGGCCGCGCAGCGGGAGGGAGATCGCCGACTCGGGGTCCAGCGCGGCCAGCAGGTCGCCGGCCTCGCCCTCGGCCAGCACGGCGCGCACGGCCCCGCTGCGCTCCACGACCGGCTCGCCGGTGAGCAGGGCGCGCATGAGCGGCGCGGTGGCCGGCATGGCGTCGAGGCGGACCGCGGCGTAGCGCTCGACCAGGGCCCGGGACGAGGGGACGGCGTGCCAGTGCCCGACGTCGCGCGGGCGCCCGTCGGGGTCGACGACCGTGACGATGCACCAGTCGGCCAGGGCCGGGACCACCAGGCGCGGCAGGTGGGCGGTGGCCGTCTGGGCGTCCAGGGCGCCGGCGAGCTCGGCGCTGACCTGGGCCAGCAGCGCCAGCCGCTGCGCGGCGCGCTCGGCCCGGTCCTGCACGCGTCGGCGCTCGGTGACCTCGAGGAAGTAGACCGACAGGCCCTCGGGGCTGGGCCAGGCGCGCAGCTCGTACCAGCCGTCGAGCGGCGCGGGGTAGTGCGCGTCGAAGTGCACCGGGGTGCCGGTGCGGACGGCGGTGCGGTAGCTCTCCTCGAAGGCGCTGTTCACCGCGGCCGGGAAGGCCGTCCACAGCTCCTGGCCGAGCAGCTCGTCGCGGCTGCGGCCCAGCAGGCGCTCGGCCTCGGCGTTGACGTGCGTGAACCGCCACTCGCGGTCGAGGGAGTAGAAGCCGGCCGGCATGGCCTCGAGCACGCGGGTGACCCGCATGCCGGCGGCGCGCTCGGCGGTGGTGTCGTAGGCGGCGCCCAGCACCCGGGTGGCCGCGCCGTTCTCGTCGGCCAGCGTGCGCCCGCGGGCCTGTACCCAGCGGGTGTCCCCGGTCGGCCAGACGACGCGGTACTCGGCCTCGTAGTCACCGCAGGAGGCGATGCTGGCCTGCAGGGCGTCGGTCACCCGGGGCAGGTCGTCGGGGTGCAGGCGGGCGTTGAAGTCGTCGATGGTGCCGCCGAAGTCGCCGCCGGCGTACCCGAACATCTCGATCAGCCGGGCGTCCCAGGTCAGCTCGCCGGTGTGCAGGTCCCAGTCGAAGGTCCCGATCCCGGCGGCGTCGACGGCCAGGCCCCAGCGCACGCGGTCGCTCTCGTACTCGGCGCGCAGCGCCGCCAGTTCCAGCTCGCTGACGGCGGCCGCGGCGAGCTGGCGCAGGGTGGCGAGGTCGTCGTCGGACCAGGGCCGGGGCGTGGGCGCGGCGACGCAGAGGACCCCCACCGTGTGACCGGCGGTGTCGACGAGCGGCACGCCGAGGTAGGCGCCGACGAGTCCGGCCCGGACCTGCGGCAGCTCGGCGGCCCGGGGCTCGGCGTGGACGTCGGGGACGACGACCGGCGCGCCCTCGGCGGCGGGCACCGCGCAGGCGGTGGCGTCGAGCGGGCCCTCCCGGCCCACGGTGCCCGGGGGCAGGCCGGTGCCGGCGACGACGACCTCGACGTCGTCGAGCAGGGAGATCTGGGCGATCGGTGCGCCGACCAGCCGGGCGGCGAGCTCGGCGAGGCGGTCGAGGACGACGCTGGCGTCGCGCAGCCGCAGCCGGCGGGCGGCGCGGGCGCGCGGACGGTCGGCCTGGAGCAGCTCCGCGGCGGCGCGGGGACCGGCGACCCGCGGCTCCCGGGGGAGCCCAGACGTGTCGTCCACCGAACCCCTTCGCCCGGCCGACGGCCGACTCCTGTGCAGCGACACCCCGGCCGGTGCTGGGTCCGGGCGCCGTGTACAGCGTAAGCGACGTCGATCGCGGTCGACAGGGACCACGATCACACCGGCGCCGGTGGCCGGCCCGGTCGGCCCCGTCAGGCCGCTCGGAGCACCAGCGTGAGCGCGGTCGCCCCGTCGTGTTCCACGTGCAACCCGGCACGCCGGAGGAGGGCCCGCACGCGGACGATGTCGTCCGGCTCGGCCGTCGTGGTCGCGAGCAGCCGGGCCACCCGCCCCTTGTGGGCCTTGTTCGCGTGGCTCACCACGCTCCGGCTGCCGTCGGGGCGCTCGCTGAGGACGTCGACGGTCACCGCACCCGGGACGGGCGCCAGCGCCTGGTAGGCCCCGCTGCGCAGGTCGACGACGAGCTCGCCGGAGGCCGCGAGGACCGGGCCGAGCACCGGGCGCCACAGCGCGCGCAGCGTGGGCAGGCCGGGGAGGGCCGAGCCCGCGGACAGCCGGTACGCCGGGACGGCGTCGGTGGCCCGCGCCAGCCCGAACAGCGCCGAGCCGACGGCCAGCCGCCGGTCGGCGCGGGCGCGCTGCGCGCGGGAGAGGCTCCGGACGTCGAGCGCGTCGTAGAGGACGCCGGTGTAGCGCTCGACCGCGGGCGTCGTCGGGCTGGTGCGCAGCGCGGCGTTGCGCGCCAGCTCGGCGTCCTGGCCGGGGGACAGGCCCAGCGCCGTCCGGGCGGCCGGCGGGTCGGCGGCGAGCCGGACGAGCGCCTCGACCAGCCGTGCGCGGACCGGCGTGAGCTCCGGTGTGGAGAGGGCGGCGAGGTCGAGCGGGGCGCCGTCGCCGTCCGGGGACTTGGTCTCCGAGGGCGGGAGCAGCACGAGCACGACCGGCGACGCTACGTGTCAACGTGCCGGGCCCCGGTGACGGGTCGGGAGCGCCGCCTGCGGCGGTGAGTGACCCGCGTCACACTCGGCAGTCCGCGCCGACCGGCGCGGGTGGGGGGATGGCGTGCCGGGCGGGCCGTCGGGCACGTCGCCGAGAGGAGGCGCGTCCGTGGCAGGTAACAGGGCGGTCATGTACATGGGGCCCGGCAAGGTCGAGGTCGCGGACCTGGACTACCCCGGGCTCGAGCTTAAGGAGGGACCGGGGGTCAACCCGGCCAACGTCGGCCGCAAGACCCCGCACGGGGTCATCCTGCGGACGGTGGCCACCAACATCTGCGGCAGCGACCAGCACATGGTCCGCGGGCGCACGACGGCGCCCGAGCGCCTGGTGCTCGGCCACGAGATCACCGGAGAGGTCGTCGAGAAGGGGGCGGACGTCGAGTTCCTCGAGGTCGGCGACATCGTCAGCGTGCCCTTCAACATCGCCTGCGGGCGCTGTCGCAACTGCAAGGAGGGCAAGACCGGGATCTGCCTCAACGTCAACCCCGACCGTCCGGGCTCGGCCTACGGCTACGTGGACATGGGCGGCTGGACCGGCGGGCAGGCCGAGTACGTCATGGTCCCGTACGCGGACTGGAACGCGCTGAAGTTCCCGGACCGCGACCAGGCGCTGGCCAAGATCCGCGACCTGACGATGCTGTCGGACATCTTCCCGACCGGCTACCACGGGTGCGTGACCGCCGGTGTCGGGACCGGCTCGACGGTCTACATCGCCGGGGCCGGCCCGGTCGGCCTCGCGGCGGCCGCCTCGGCGCAGCTGCTCGGTGCCGCCGTCGTCATCGTGGGCGACCTCAACGCCGACCGGCTGGCCCAGGCCCGGAGCTTCGGCTGCGAGACCGTCGACGTGTCGAAGGGCGACCCGAAGGACCAGATCGCGGAGATCCTCGGCGAGCCCGAGGTGGACTGCGGCGTGGACGCGGTCGGCTTCGAGGCCCGCGGGCACGGAGAGGGCTCGGACCGGGAGGCGCCGGCGACGGTGCTCAACTCGCTGATGGACGTCACGCGGGCCGGTGGCGCGCTCGGCATCCCCGGCCTCTACGTGACCGGGGACCCCGGCGCGGTCGACGACGCGGCCAAGGTGGGCTCGCTGTCGATCCGGCTGGGGCTGGGCTGGGCGAAGTCGCACTCGTTCACGACCGGCCAGTGCCCGGTCATGCGCTACAACCGCCAGCTGATGATGGCGATCCTGCACGACCGGGTGCAGATCGCGAAGGCGGTCAACGCCGAGGTGATCCCGCTCGAGGACGCCCCGCGCGGCTACCAGGAGTTCGACCAGGGTGCGGCGAAGAAGTACGTGCTCAACCCGAACGGCCTGATCCCGGCCTGACCGGGACGGGACGGCGGGGACACCCGTCCCCGCCGTCCCGCGTGGTCACGTCCAGTACAGGAAGCGGGCCTGGGGGAGGCGGTCGGCGACGGCGGCCTCGAACCAGGTGCGCAGCTCGGCCATCGTCTCCTTCGGGTAGACGTGCTTGACCGAGCCGAACCTGCCCCGCTTGGTGGTGCGGCGGGACTCGTCCATCTCCAGCTTGGTGCGCGGGTACCAGTCGAGCAGCGTCTCCTTGCTGCCCGGGGTGAACCGGTGGGTGATGCACTCGACGGTGAGGTCCGTGCCGGCCGGCAGGACCGCCGCGACGGCCTCGAGCAGGGCGCCGTACCCCTCCCGCCAGCCCTCGACCGGCATGATCGGAGCGATGGTCAGGCCCACCGGGTAACCGGCGCGGGCGACGGCGCCCAGGGCGGCGATGCGCGCGTCCACCGTGCTGGTGGCGCCCTCGAACCGCCGGCCGACCGAGGCCGCGTTGAGCGAGAAGCGCAGCCGGGTGCGCCCGCCGTGCGGCAGGCCGAGCAGGCCGGCGACGTCGTCGAACTTGGTGGTGGCGCGCAGCTGGACCGGGCCGGGCCACTCGTGGGTGCCGAAGTGCTCGACCATGCGGGCCAGGCCGCCGGTGAGGTGCTCGATGGCCAGCGGGTCGGTGTAGCAGGAGGCCTCGAACGTCGTCCCCTCGCCGCCGCGCTCGAGCGTGCCGGAGGTGATGCGTCCCTGGCCGACGTAGGGGTCGAGGCCGTCGAGCACCTCGTCGAGGTCGGCCCAGACCCGGGTGATCGGCGGGCCGGACAGCGACCCGGCGAGGTAGCAGTACTGGCAGTGCGCGGGGCAGCCCTCGGCCAGGTCGAGCCGGAAGTCCGCCGACGGCGGGATGGGCTGCAGCCTCCGCTTCGACGGCGGCGGGACGACCAGGGCCATCGTGTCCTTGGCGGCCATGAACGCCGCGCGGTCGTCGTCGCCCCGGAGCGACGGCAGCCGGTCGCCGGGCAGCAGCTCGACGTCGGAGACGCCGGCCGCCTCGAGGCGCGCGAGCACGCGCTGCCCGTGCGGGCGCTCGGCGGCCGAGCGGGTGACGAGGACGCGCCTGGGCGTCCACAGACGGGTGGGGGCGGGGGCCTCGAGGGCGGGCGCGGTCATCGGTGGGTACAACACCGCGGCTCGTCCCCCGATGCCCCGGCGGACGACGTCCGTGCAGGTCAGACGGTGAGGTGAGCCACCCACGCGGCCAGAGCGCGGTCAGGGCGCGGTCAGGGCGCGGCCCGCCACCGGGCCCGCCACTCGGGCGCCTCCCAGGCCTCCCCGACGTAGATCGTCTCGCGGGACACCAGGTCCCCGCGGAACTCGTAGATCGCCGGGCCGGACATCCACGGCCCGCCGTCGTAGCGGGCGCGCACCTCCACCACCCAGAAGTCGTCCCGGCCCCGCACGCGGACGATCTCGAGCTCGACCTCCGCGGGGTAGTCCCGCCGCCACTCCCGGAAGTTGGCCACGCCCTCGAACCGCTCACCGGACTGGGGGAACTC from Geodermatophilus normandii includes these protein-coding regions:
- a CDS encoding nuclear transport factor 2 family protein, with the translated sequence MDEQSVRAALEHYIRHSAAGDEDRASEIYAEDAVLEFPQSGERFEGVANFREWRRDYPAEVELEIVRVRGRDDFWVVEVRARYDGGPWMSGPAIYEFRGDLVSRETIYVGEAWEAPEWRARWRAAP
- a CDS encoding SPL family radical SAM protein yields the protein MTAPALEAPAPTRLWTPRRVLVTRSAAERPHGQRVLARLEAAGVSDVELLPGDRLPSLRGDDDRAAFMAAKDTMALVVPPPSKRRLQPIPPSADFRLDLAEGCPAHCQYCYLAGSLSGPPITRVWADLDEVLDGLDPYVGQGRITSGTLERGGEGTTFEASCYTDPLAIEHLTGGLARMVEHFGTHEWPGPVQLRATTKFDDVAGLLGLPHGGRTRLRFSLNAASVGRRFEGATSTVDARIAALGAVARAGYPVGLTIAPIMPVEGWREGYGALLEAVAAVLPAGTDLTVECITHRFTPGSKETLLDWYPRTKLEMDESRRTTKRGRFGSVKHVYPKETMAELRTWFEAAVADRLPQARFLYWT
- the fdhA gene encoding formaldehyde dehydrogenase, glutathione-independent: MAGNRAVMYMGPGKVEVADLDYPGLELKEGPGVNPANVGRKTPHGVILRTVATNICGSDQHMVRGRTTAPERLVLGHEITGEVVEKGADVEFLEVGDIVSVPFNIACGRCRNCKEGKTGICLNVNPDRPGSAYGYVDMGGWTGGQAEYVMVPYADWNALKFPDRDQALAKIRDLTMLSDIFPTGYHGCVTAGVGTGSTVYIAGAGPVGLAAAASAQLLGAAVVIVGDLNADRLAQARSFGCETVDVSKGDPKDQIAEILGEPEVDCGVDAVGFEARGHGEGSDREAPATVLNSLMDVTRAGGALGIPGLYVTGDPGAVDDAAKVGSLSIRLGLGWAKSHSFTTGQCPVMRYNRQLMMAILHDRVQIAKAVNAEVIPLEDAPRGYQEFDQGAAKKYVLNPNGLIPA
- the yaaA gene encoding peroxide stress protein YaaA, whose product is MLVLLPPSETKSPDGDGAPLDLAALSTPELTPVRARLVEALVRLAADPPAARTALGLSPGQDAELARNAALRTSPTTPAVERYTGVLYDALDVRSLSRAQRARADRRLAVGSALFGLARATDAVPAYRLSAGSALPGLPTLRALWRPVLGPVLAASGELVVDLRSGAYQALAPVPGAVTVDVLSERPDGSRSVVSHANKAHKGRVARLLATTTAEPDDIVRVRALLRRAGLHVEHDGATALTLVLRAA
- a CDS encoding SpoIIE family protein phosphatase, which produces MDDTSGLPREPRVAGPRAAAELLQADRPRARAARRLRLRDASVVLDRLAELAARLVGAPIAQISLLDDVEVVVAGTGLPPGTVGREGPLDATACAVPAAEGAPVVVPDVHAEPRAAELPQVRAGLVGAYLGVPLVDTAGHTVGVLCVAAPTPRPWSDDDLATLRQLAAAAVSELELAALRAEYESDRVRWGLAVDAAGIGTFDWDLHTGELTWDARLIEMFGYAGGDFGGTIDDFNARLHPDDLPRVTDALQASIASCGDYEAEYRVVWPTGDTRWVQARGRTLADENGAATRVLGAAYDTTAERAAGMRVTRVLEAMPAGFYSLDREWRFTHVNAEAERLLGRSRDELLGQELWTAFPAAVNSAFEESYRTAVRTGTPVHFDAHYPAPLDGWYELRAWPSPEGLSVYFLEVTERRRVQDRAERAAQRLALLAQVSAELAGALDAQTATAHLPRLVVPALADWCIVTVVDPDGRPRDVGHWHAVPSSRALVERYAAVRLDAMPATAPLMRALLTGEPVVERSGAVRAVLAEGEAGDLLAALDPESAISLPLRGRDRTLGVMTLYFRRGWTPRDEDLATAQDVADRAGLALDNARLYGQQRALAEGLQRSLLTEPPEPDHAEIAVRYLPAAEAARVGGDWYDAFLQPGGATMLVIGDVVGHDTEAAAAMGQLRALLRGIATYSDAGPGEVLRGLDASMAVLQTRVLATATVARFEQTDDERRRGVTRMRWANAGHLPPLVINPDGSVAELATWRGDLLLGVDPGALREESVVTLDRGATVLLFTDGLIERRDADLDAGMARLREALRELAGRPLRELLDEVLHRLVDGRPEDDVALVAVRLHPQDVPRPSEAGPNRIPDVVPEEPDL